A window of Vibrio gazogenes genomic DNA:
CGAGTATTGCGTCAATCGTGATATCCGTTGTCATATGCAAGGCGATCAGGGCAAACACCAGAACATGAAGGGTTTGCTCCACCATCATGTGAGTCAATCGATGTTGATGTCGCGAGGCTTGCCACAAGTCGATAACCCAGTGACTGAGCACAACGATTGCGATCAGACAAACCGTTGAGGGGCAACCCATCCCGAGCACGAGGGCCGGTACAGATAGTGCAATGCCCTGTAATAACGCATGAATGTACAGCTCAGGGGCGCGATAGGTGGCTTTTTGCTTGGCTGCCCGCCACCGTCCGGGCTGAAGGTAAAAATCACCGATCAGATGAATCAGCAAAAACGCGATGAAAACCGTCAAAAAATCAGACATTTTGAAGCCTTGTCACTTGGTTGATGAATTGTTGATTGAGCGCACTGATGAGCGGCCAGCCCGATGCTTTTAGTGATTTACTGACGGTCGCGGTTGCGACATCGAGTTGTGTCGCCAACTCACTAATCGATAAATCCTGAGTGGTTTTCAGCATCGGTAGCATCACTTCACACTGGCGTGCGGTTAGGTCAGTCAACTGTCGGTCGAGGTATTGAAAGAGTAAGTCAAATTGCGTATTGAGTTCGGCACGGTCAGAACTAAAAACCAGCCGGTGATTTTTTAATGACTTGAGCCCACGTCCGGACAGGACAAATGCTTCTCCCATCGATTCCGAGACGGACTCTCGCAGCTCGGCATGCCTTGCGATGGCAAAGCTGATTCGGCTATCAAAGGCTTTGCCGAGCGCTTTAATTCCAAGCCGGTAAATCAGGGTATAGCGCAGCGTGTTACCAATATCATGCACCACACTCTGAAATTCATCCCCACGAATGATACTGTGTGCATTGGATGGATTCTCGGTACTCATCCATGTCTGAATCTCTTTAATGCGAGCCAGTAGCTGCTCAAACTGTTCTGCACTCAATCCGGTTGAGTTGATAATATCACCACTGATCACTGCAATCGTTCTATCGGTCGCCGCCACAGAAAACTCCTCTTTATTTCTCAGTATTAACTTAGCTCTTTATGGCTAATTATGCAAATTTAGCTTTTTATGGCTAATTTGGGGCGTTAAGCGATTTAAGGCTAAATTGAAGGTTGATATTGTAGTGTTTTGGGGAATGAGTCATTCAAACAGAACCTAGCCGCGCTAGGCAAACCTGTTCGTCAGCGCCAGATACGGGCAGTTACTTTTTCGGGGTCACTTGATATATAAATGTTTTGAGTCCATCTATATGCTCAGCTAAATCACCTTTTACCTTACGCCCCATTGCATCTAAGATGAAATGAGCACCTTCAATTCGGGCTAGCTTAGCTGCGGGGACAAAGTCACTATCGCCTGAAATCAAAATTATTTTGTTCGCTAGTTTCTTTAAAACTACGCTTGTTATATCTATGCCTAATTTCATATCTACCCCTTTTTGTCTCGGGCGTAGCGACACGTTATTTGGATTTATCTTTTGGGGATCAACCTCACCTCGGATAAGTTTATTGAAATTATGAATGCTGTCTTTACGGATGAAGCCCCATTCTTTATCTGATGTGCTTAGGTGGCCCATACGACATGCCACATATGGTTGATGCATCAGAGCTTCATGTAATTCATTTTTATAATGTGTGATGTCACTCTTTGAAAAATCGATTTGCTTATTCGTAATCGGGTGGTGTGCTTTTAAAGTTAGAGGTGGGCAATCGTAGTAATAGATACGATAAAGTTCTTCACCGTTATTACGGTCAACGTGCTTTATCCAGTAATGCCACATTTTCTTTGCCAGTTCTTCAGGCCCCATTTTCATTTCAGGATCAACAGCTGATGTGAAAAGGCGGTTAAAAAAGCCAGCATCAACAAAAATTGCAACAGTACGACGGGACATTTCAGCCTCATAGAATGAAAAAGCCTCTGGGTCGTCACATCCCGTATGTTGGGAGGAGTCGCCAAAGGCTGTATGTTCTTTTCAATAATGCTGCTCTACGATGAATACTAGATTATTTATTACCTAATTTGCAAGGAATGACAAACAATATACAGAACAGCCTAACCAGTGAGTGTCATTTTAGGGGGAAGATAGAATATTTCAACTGTGCAACTGGTGATTCTATACAAATTGCGTTGCGTATCACAGGACTGGGTCACACTGTTTTGCTCCATTGTGAGCCTGAGTGAGATGGTTACTCCCTTCGATCTAAGCCCTAAATGATGGTCATGAGGAGGAGACTGAACTCGCTAGTGTTCTGGTAATGTTGTTATTCCAATAAGTGCAACAGTGGAAAGTAGAATGATTCAACGTCACGAAACACAGCAACAATTTGAAGAAAGTGGTGCCAATTTGTTCGTTGGTAACATTGAGCAGTGCCCAATATCACCGCAACAATTAGCGTTAACCACCCGTGACTCACCCTATGTCGTGCAAACCTTTAACAGTGGTTTGACGGCAGAAGTCTATCGTATCCGTTTTAACGGGAAGGATTACACGTTAAAGAAAAAGCGGTCAGTTGCACGAGTACAGAATCCTGATGGCAGGTTCTCTTTTCTCAATGAGGTGCAACGCCGATCAGATTTTCAAAAGCTTAAAGATGATCCTCAAACATCAGAGGCATTCAGATGCATCGTTGAGACAATTTATGCAGATTATCGCCTTGGTATTATTTTGTCCGACTGGATCGAGGGAGACTCCGTCAAACAGCTTACGCCTTTACTGCTATCACAGCTTTTTTCTACATTAAATGCATGTGAAAAAGTCGGTTTGTTTGAGTGGGATTTATCTTCTGGGAACCTATTAGTCGATCGTCATCAAAAATTATGGCTATTTGATTTTGGCTATATGTATCGATTTGATCCACTGACTGAATTTAACAGTAATGGTATCGATACTCCGCTGTTCCAATTTTGTGAACGCTTTGAAACCCGGTTCTTGTCTGGTTGGCTACTAGAGCAAGATTACTCACACCGCCAGTCCCTCGCATTATTTCGTCACGTCAAACAAGCAGCCGTGGATATTTTAGAAGACAAGATATTATGGCTTCAACGCAACCGTGCCGATCACGCCATCTTGTATTATACCGAGCAATTAAGAGCTCAATATCTAACCGCTCTTGAAAGCGAAGAGGCGCTAGAGGACTTATTTACGTTAGAAATGTTCCGCTCGAATGTTTTGGATATAGAAGATGACCTAGACGGTAAAAGCTGTACACCGACCACGATCAAACGAGTAGATACCGTTCTTGAAATGGTAGAAAAGTTCTATACGCTACTGAAGGAACAAGGTGCGCTGTTTTTCCATAATGAAGGTAAAAGCAAAGCACAACTGATTGAGTCATATCAGAACAAATTGAGCTTAGTAAAACAGTACCAGTTATCACTGAACGGAGCCTAATATAACGTAGGCGTTGAGTTGTTTATCAAGGTTTGTCTAACCTCAACGAGGGAATATCAGAACAAATGCTGTCTAATAACTGTTATAGCTCAGATTACGAACCATCTTGCCTTCTATACGTAAATTGCGTACACTTTGTTTATGAAAAGTGTATTTGTCGAATCAACCATATTTGAAAAGTATCGTGAGGATTATCTAAGTGACGAAGAGTATCGGCTTTTTCAAGTCGAGCTAATGTCTAATCCAAAGTATGGTGATGTAATCCAAGGTACAGGAGGTCTGCGGAAAATACGAGTAGCAAGTAAGGGAAAAGGGAAGCGTGGTGGTTCACGCGTTATCTATTACTATCTCGATGAACATCATCGATTTTACTTGCTGACCATTTATGCGAAGAATGAAATGGCCGATTTAACCGCAGATCAAAAGAAACAGCTAAAAGCTTTTATGGAGGCATGGTGCAATGAGCAATCGTGATTTATTTGGAGAATTAAGTTCAGCACTTGTTGAAGCTAAGGAGCACTCAGAAGGTAAGTTGACGCTGAAAACCCATCGGGTTGGTGATGTGGGTGAACGTCATATTACACCTGATGAAATTGTTCATATTCGAGAGCAGTTCAATATGTCACGGGGTGTTTTTGCTCGTTTACTTCATACCTCATCACGTACACTGGAAAACTGGGAACAAGGGCGTAGTGCACCGAATGGGCAGGCGGTCACGCTTCTAAAATTAGTACAACGTTATCCGGAAACATTGTCACAGATAGCTGAGTTATAACAAACGTTCCAATTGAACTACACGTTAAACGTCGCTTTTTTGCTGAAAACACAGCAAAAACGGGCGCTGTAGTGACTCACAATCTGGTTTCTCAATTTCGGACGCATTGGTGTATCTCCTGAATCAACCACTGAATGCTATCCTGACTGTCGTATAACTGGTGGGTAAACATGCTCAGCGACAGTTCTGGTGTCCCCTCAGGAAGTTCAATGATTCTGACAGGCAGCATCTGCTGCAACTCCAGTGCAATGCGTAACGGAACGCACATCAGGCTGTTGGTTTGCACCGTGACCATGCCGCCGACCGCGAAGCTCTGCACTATCATGGAAATCTGGCGGGCCTGATGCTGCTGGTGCAACCAGCGATCAATGGGATCTCCCCCCGAGTTGATCAGCGGTAAGTGGATCTGAGGCGTTTTCAGGAATTGGTTTAACGTCAGCTTATCGGGTAGCGATGCCTGTGTAGAGACAATACCGACATATGTGTCAGTCAACCAGTGATAACGGTTGTAATATCTTGGCATGATCTGAAGTTCATCCACGCCCAGAATCAGGTCAATATGCCCTTGCTCGACGCGCTCCATTTGCATATTTTCCGAGAGGATATCGATGGCAATTCTGACGTTGGGCGCTGAAGATTCCAGTCTTTTCCCTAATTTTGGCAAAGCGTAAAATTCGAAGTAGTCAATTGCACCGATGTAAAAGGTCTTCGCATCCAAGGCGGGGTTGAATGGCTTCATTTTTTCAAACGCCATATCAATGGCGTTCAGGCCTTTTTGGATATCAGGCAGTAATGTCCGAACCAACGGGGTCGGTTCCATACCGGTTCTGGTTTTAATAAACAACGGGTTATCGAAGCGATTACGCAATTTAGACAAGACATGACTTGCCGCCGACTGACTAATGAACAGCTTTCTGGCTGCATTAGACAGGTTTCTCTCTTTGTCCAACACCACCAGCAGCCGAAGCTGATTGATATCCATATCCATGTGTTATCGAATTCCTTCATATCAAAAACAAAATAAGGCATTTCCATAATAACCCAACTTCCATTAAAAATGACAGGAAGTAACAGATACACATAGGGATTGTGATGAAAAAAGTAACCGTGGCAGCGACACAGATGACGTGTTCGTGGGATGTGAAAAATAATGTAGAGAAAGCGGAACGTCTGGTACGTGAAGCGGCAGGCAAAGGTGCGCAGATTATCTTGCTGCAGGAGCTTTTCGAGACACCGTATTTCTGTATCGAGATAGCAGAGTCATACCACAATCTGGCAACAGTGTTGGATGAAAATGAGGCTTTCCAGCGTCTTTCACGGCTGGCAAAAGAGCTGGAAGTCGTATTGCCGTTCAGCTGGTTTGAAAAAGCAGGTAACGTCAAGTTTAACTCGCTGGCGATGATTGATGCCGATGGTTCACTTCTGGGGGTATACCGCAAAACACATATCCCCGATAGTGATGGATACTTGGAGAAATACTATTTCAGCCCGGGTGATACCGGTTTTAAGGTGTGGGATACCCGTTACGCAAAAATAGGTGTCGGTATTTGCTGGGATCAATGGTTTCCCGAGACAGCGCGCAGCATGGTACTGCAAGGCGCTGAACTTCTATTTTTCCCAACTGCTATCGGCAGCGAACCCAGCCAACCAGAGATGAATTCACAACCTCACTGGCAGTGTGTCATGCAAGGCCATGCAGCCGCGAATCAGGTACCGGTTATTGCGTCTAACCGCATCGGAACAGAGCAAGCGAAATACCGGGATCTGGCGATCACCTTCTTTGGCTCCTCATTTATTGCCGATTATACCGGCGAGATCATCGCCAAGGCGGACAGAACAACTGAGGGAGTGATTATCCACGAGTTTGATCTTGATGAAATCGGATTTCAGCGCAGTGCGTGGGGGTTATTCAGAGACAGAAGACCGCAGCACTATCAACATTTGATGACATTAGACGGGCAATTAAAGGATTAATGCGATGACTGAGAAAAAAATGGGTATTACACCGCTGGCACTGTTCAGTTTGTGTGCGGTTCTGGTCGTGGATACGTTAACCGCTTCGGCTTCCATCGGCGTCAGCTCACTGGGATGGTGGGTGCTGATTCTGGCTATCTTCGTGCTGCCATATGGCCTAATCACTTCTGAACTGAGCTCTGCATATCCGGGCGAAGGTGGGATTTATGACTGGGTAAAACGCGCTTTTGGCGTGAATTGGGCCATCCGTACCACTTGGTTTTACTGGATTAACGTGGGCTTGTGGATGCCCGCAGTCTATATTCTGTTTGCCGGTATGTTCGCGGAGCTGTTCGCACCGGACCTCTCCCTGATGGCGCAGGTTATCATCTGTGTCGTTCTGACCTGGGGAACCGTTTGGATGTGTAATATTTCAACCGATATTGGCGTTCTGATCACCAATTTCTGCGCCGTGCTGAAGGTCGTTATCATCTCAGTACTGGGGATCGGTGGTTTTATCTATGCCGCCAAAAATGGGGTTGCCAATGAGTTTAGCTTGGCTGCAATCATGCCCTCGTTTAACTCGGGTATCGCGTTTTTACCCGCGCTGGTTTTCAACCTGATGGGCTTTGAACTGGTAGCAACCATGACGCGTGAGATGAAAGATGTCAAACAGATGCCTAAGGTCGTCTTTCTGGCTATCGGTATTACTTCGCTGCTCTACATTGTCGGCACACTGGGCATACTCATGGCGCTGCCGGTTAAAGAAGTTGGTTTAGTTGCAGGGATCGTCGATACGCTCAAGGTGCTGTTTGGCGACGGTGAATTGGGACAGTTCATGACTTATGCATTAGGCGTTGTCACCCTGATTACCTTTATTGGCAACATGGTGAGCTGGACGATGGGCTCTAGCCGTGCAGCAGCAGAATCCGCGCGGGAAGGCGAACTCCCCGCTATTGTCGGTAAAACCTCTGCTAAACACGCAACACCAGTCGGTGCCAACACTATCACAGGGCTGGTCTCTACTGCCGTTATCCTGATTTACGCCTTGTTTGCCAATACCAATGATGAACTATTCTGGTCAATGTTTGCGTTTTCCAGTTGTATATTTCTGATGCCTTATCTGCTGATGTTCCCGGCATACCTGAAGCTGAGAATGAGTGATGCATCCGCACCTCGTCCATTTCAGGTGCCGGGAAATATGGGCGTTCAGAAAACCATAACCGTGGTGTGTTTTCTGATTATCTTGCAAGCCGTGGTACTGTTTATCTTTCCTGACATTATCTTTGGCAGTATTGACTGGCAATATACCTTACCCGTACTGCTGGGTGTGCTGGCGACTATCGCTGTCGGTGAGGTGTTATTACAACGGACAAAGCGCCAAGCAAGTCCTCTTACAGGGGAGGAAGTGGTATGAGCAGAACGTTAACTTCTCGTCCTCTGATTGATGGCTATCGTATGCCGGGTGAACATGAAGCGCATCGCGAAGTATGGTTAGCGTGGCCGGCACGAGGGGACAACTGGCGTTACAGCGGAAAGCCTGCGCAGAAAGCTTTTGTCGATGTCGCCGTCGCTATCGCACAGCACACGCCCGTTGTGATGCTGGTTGAGCATTCTCAGTTTGATAACGCCCGGTCACAGTTACCAGCCGATATCAGCGTTGTTGA
This region includes:
- a CDS encoding NYN domain-containing protein, with the protein product MSRRTVAIFVDAGFFNRLFTSAVDPEMKMGPEELAKKMWHYWIKHVDRNNGEELYRIYYYDCPPLTLKAHHPITNKQIDFSKSDITHYKNELHEALMHQPYVACRMGHLSTSDKEWGFIRKDSIHNFNKLIRGEVDPQKINPNNVSLRPRQKGVDMKLGIDITSVVLKKLANKIILISGDSDFVPAAKLARIEGAHFILDAMGRKVKGDLAEHIDGLKTFIYQVTPKK
- a CDS encoding phosphotransferase, producing the protein MIQRHETQQQFEESGANLFVGNIEQCPISPQQLALTTRDSPYVVQTFNSGLTAEVYRIRFNGKDYTLKKKRSVARVQNPDGRFSFLNEVQRRSDFQKLKDDPQTSEAFRCIVETIYADYRLGIILSDWIEGDSVKQLTPLLLSQLFSTLNACEKVGLFEWDLSSGNLLVDRHQKLWLFDFGYMYRFDPLTEFNSNGIDTPLFQFCERFETRFLSGWLLEQDYSHRQSLALFRHVKQAAVDILEDKILWLQRNRADHAILYYTEQLRAQYLTALESEEALEDLFTLEMFRSNVLDIEDDLDGKSCTPTTIKRVDTVLEMVEKFYTLLKEQGALFFHNEGKSKAQLIESYQNKLSLVKQYQLSLNGA
- a CDS encoding type II toxin-antitoxin system RelE/ParE family toxin; the encoded protein is MKSVFVESTIFEKYREDYLSDEEYRLFQVELMSNPKYGDVIQGTGGLRKIRVASKGKGKRGGSRVIYYYLDEHHRFYLLTIYAKNEMADLTADQKKQLKAFMEAWCNEQS
- a CDS encoding helix-turn-helix domain-containing protein is translated as MSNRDLFGELSSALVEAKEHSEGKLTLKTHRVGDVGERHITPDEIVHIREQFNMSRGVFARLLHTSSRTLENWEQGRSAPNGQAVTLLKLVQRYPETLSQIAEL
- a CDS encoding LysR family transcriptional regulator, whose amino-acid sequence is MDMDINQLRLLVVLDKERNLSNAARKLFISQSAASHVLSKLRNRFDNPLFIKTRTGMEPTPLVRTLLPDIQKGLNAIDMAFEKMKPFNPALDAKTFYIGAIDYFEFYALPKLGKRLESSAPNVRIAIDILSENMQMERVEQGHIDLILGVDELQIMPRYYNRYHWLTDTYVGIVSTQASLPDKLTLNQFLKTPQIHLPLINSGGDPIDRWLHQQHQARQISMIVQSFAVGGMVTVQTNSLMCVPLRIALELQQMLPVRIIELPEGTPELSLSMFTHQLYDSQDSIQWLIQEIHQCVRN
- the aguB gene encoding N-carbamoylputrescine amidase, producing the protein MMKKVTVAATQMTCSWDVKNNVEKAERLVREAAGKGAQIILLQELFETPYFCIEIAESYHNLATVLDENEAFQRLSRLAKELEVVLPFSWFEKAGNVKFNSLAMIDADGSLLGVYRKTHIPDSDGYLEKYYFSPGDTGFKVWDTRYAKIGVGICWDQWFPETARSMVLQGAELLFFPTAIGSEPSQPEMNSQPHWQCVMQGHAAANQVPVIASNRIGTEQAKYRDLAITFFGSSFIADYTGEIIAKADRTTEGVIIHEFDLDEIGFQRSAWGLFRDRRPQHYQHLMTLDGQLKD
- a CDS encoding APC family permease, which encodes MNAMTEKKMGITPLALFSLCAVLVVDTLTASASIGVSSLGWWVLILAIFVLPYGLITSELSSAYPGEGGIYDWVKRAFGVNWAIRTTWFYWINVGLWMPAVYILFAGMFAELFAPDLSLMAQVIICVVLTWGTVWMCNISTDIGVLITNFCAVLKVVIISVLGIGGFIYAAKNGVANEFSLAAIMPSFNSGIAFLPALVFNLMGFELVATMTREMKDVKQMPKVVFLAIGITSLLYIVGTLGILMALPVKEVGLVAGIVDTLKVLFGDGELGQFMTYALGVVTLITFIGNMVSWTMGSSRAAAESAREGELPAIVGKTSAKHATPVGANTITGLVSTAVILIYALFANTNDELFWSMFAFSSCIFLMPYLLMFPAYLKLRMSDASAPRPFQVPGNMGVQKTITVVCFLIILQAVVLFIFPDIIFGSIDWQYTLPVLLGVLATIAVGEVLLQRTKRQASPLTGEEVV